In Sphingobacteriaceae bacterium, the following proteins share a genomic window:
- a CDS encoding MarR family transcriptional regulator, which translates to MDYALLKVVLEKLHSYEESAVDKKQIDLNGFVNFLASSDVRQFESNHLMSGDETAAERDERVKIHDTPSTIEIAISQNITYLYRYAKQYTKKALKNSELKTTDEFTYLATLLNFNRLSKIDLINKSVQEKTTGMETIKRLLKNNLIEQFDNPGDQRSQLVQLTEKGRGVLFSVFQNMSLVSKVIPGDLTTSEKMQLAYLLKKLDNYHHDLHVNKKGEDLKDLIYKGE; encoded by the coding sequence GCGTTGTTAAAAGTAGTATTAGAAAAACTTCATAGTTACGAGGAGTCAGCCGTGGATAAAAAACAAATTGATTTAAATGGATTTGTAAACTTTTTAGCAAGCTCTGACGTGAGGCAATTTGAAAGTAATCATTTAATGAGCGGTGATGAAACAGCAGCGGAAAGAGACGAACGTGTCAAAATTCACGATACTCCCAGTACAATAGAAATAGCGATCTCACAAAATATTACTTATTTGTACCGCTACGCAAAGCAGTACACAAAAAAAGCTTTGAAAAATTCAGAGCTTAAAACAACAGATGAGTTTACTTACCTGGCCACCTTATTAAATTTTAATAGATTGAGTAAAATTGATTTAATCAATAAAAGTGTGCAGGAAAAAACAACAGGTATGGAAACTATTAAACGACTTCTGAAAAATAATTTGATAGAGCAGTTTGATAATCCAGGGGATCAGAGGAGCCAACTTGTGCAATTAACTGAGAAAGGCAGAGGGGTGTTATTTAGTGTGTTTCAAAATATGAGCTTAGTTAGTAAAGTCATACCCGGTGATTTGACCACCAGCGAAAAAATGCAATTAGCCTACCTGCTTAAAAAGCTGGATAATTATCACCACGACCTGCACGTGAACAAAAAAGGTGAAGACCTAAAAGATCTTATTTATAAAGGTGAATAA